In a single window of the Scyliorhinus canicula chromosome 1, sScyCan1.1, whole genome shotgun sequence genome:
- the LOC119978095 gene encoding 40S ribosomal protein S29 codes for MGHQQLYWSHPRKFGQGSRSCRVCANRHGLIRKYGLNMCRQCFRQYAKDIGFIKLD; via the coding sequence ATGGGTCATCAGCAGCTTTACTGGTCTCACCCCAGGAAATTCGGTCAGGGCTCCCGCTCATGCCGAGTCTGTGCGAACCGACACGGCCTGATCCGGAAATACGGCCTCAACATGTGCCGCCAGTGCTTCAGACAATACGCTAAAGACATCGGCTTCATCAAGCTGGACTAA